In Scomber japonicus isolate fScoJap1 chromosome 19, fScoJap1.pri, whole genome shotgun sequence, a single genomic region encodes these proteins:
- the zcchc9 gene encoding zinc finger CCHC domain-containing protein 9, whose product MTRWARANNVHKHKPAEATPWNQLKGGGRGRGRGGGGGHQGGSDFKYGAQRDHLRGTQPGGSAVKKPNRKKKDYDNEDVNGFMEYLQQSGRPLPRFNKGGREEEEQIRQEVHTALWKDQRREDRRIKRQNDKKSNMLCFNCRKPGHGLADCPEADRDEEMGRGICYRCGSTEHEIQKCRAKVDPALGEFPYAKCFICGQTGHLSRSCPDNPKGMYAKGGCCRVCGSVEHFQKDCPEHQASTNSLTVGWLSNNMSADHEEVHVPVKKAKPKQTKVVTF is encoded by the exons ATGACGAGGTGGGCAAGAGCCAATAATgtccacaaacacaaaccagcagaGGCCACTCCGTGGAATCagctgaaaggaggaggaagaggaagaggaagaggaggaggaggaggtcatCAGGGAGGCTCAGATTTTAAATACGGAGCTCAAAGAGATCATCTGAGAGGGACTCAGCCCGGTGGCTCTGCTGTGAAAAAACCTAACCGTAAGAAAAAGGACTACGATAATGAGGACGTGAATGGTTTCATGGAGTATCTACAACAGAGTGGACGGCCACTACCTAGATtcaataaaggagggagggaggaagaggagcagattAGGCAGGAGGTGCACACTGCTCTTTGGAAAGaccagaggagagaggacagacggATAAAGAGGCAGAACGATAAGAAAAGCAACATG CTGTGTTTTAACTGCAGGAAACCGGGTCACGGTTTGGCTGACTGTCCAGAGGCGGACAGAGATGAGGAGATGGGCCGAGGCATCTGCTACCGCTGCGGCTCCACTGAACATGAAATCCAGAAATGCAGAGCTAAAGTCGACCCTGCACTTG GTGAATTCCCGTATGCTAAGTGCTTCATCTGTGGTCAGACTGGACACTTGTCACGCTCCTGCCCTGATAATCCTAAGGGAATGTATGCAAAAG GAGGCTGTTGTCGTGTTTGTGGCTCAGTGGAACATTTTCAGAAGGACTGTCCAGAGCACCAGGCTTCAA CAAACTCTTTGACTGTGGGCTGGTTGTCCAACAATATGAGTGCAGACCATGAGGAGGTGCATGTTCCAGTGAAGAAAGCCAAACCCAAGCAGACTAAAGTGGTGACGTTCTGA